The sequence below is a genomic window from Myxocyprinus asiaticus isolate MX2 ecotype Aquarium Trade chromosome 9, UBuf_Myxa_2, whole genome shotgun sequence.
CATGAAAATACAGCCAATAATCGTAGTTCAGCTGTTACACAAGGACCAAGAAAAACATATCGTCCAATGTGATCCTTTTATTTTAAACTCCTGAAATGCATTTACTGTCTCTCAGGTGACAGGATTCCTGAGCTGGATTGTAAGGTCATGGACAGATGTAGAGAACAACATTGTGTCAGTTGAGAGAGTGAAAGAGTACGCCGACACTCCGAAAGAGGTTAGTGTGGCTGTGCACATGTATACATTGCAGAAGAATAAAACCAGAGAGACTAATTTGTTAGGTCACCATTTGTTAAGTACCATATTTTTCATTGTCGGTCCACAGTTTTTTCACTTTGAATGACATTATTTACAGGCAGCTTGGACCATAGAAGGAAGTTCTTTGCCACCATCTTGGCCTCAAACAGGGACCATAGAGTTTCGTGATTATGGTCTTCAATACCGCAAAGGCCTGGAGTTGGCCTTGAAAGGCATCTCTGTTCGAATCCAAGAGCGAGAGAAGGTACAAGCAGAGAGTTTGTTAAAATAAACTAATACTAATAAAATAAACTACTCTACATTTATTTTCTCCTCTTTTAAAACAATCTGTACCATgtggcatttaaagggataattcacacaaaaatgtaacttctgtcatcatttactcactgtcatgtcattattaacccctatgactttcttctttggaacacaagaAGATGTTTTATAGATATAAAACCTGCAGCCTTATTGCATATATAtggaaaaaagcaccataaatgacttgtgcactatattctaatTCTTTTGAAGACACATGGTACCTTTATGTGAAGAATGAAGCTCAAACTGAAGTTGTTATTCATTTAAAATCTTCTCCACCATAGCTCTGAGAGCTGCAGAAGAGGGGACGTTTTttataattcaattaaaattcagtATGCTCATCACAcaaatgtatggaaaagagcagcttggacactCTACATAATATCTTATTTTATTCATGGAATAAAGAAACTCATGcattggaacagcatgagggtgagtaaattatgacacttgtaattttgtaattgggtgaaatattcctttcaaCTGAAAAGAGGACAGAGATGAAGAAATATTTAACTATGAAATGATGTAAATAGGATGTAAAGGTGAAAAGCACATTACGGTAATTATACTTATCAAACATTTTGTGGGATTGTGGTGATGGAAAGTGTAACTGATCATACCTTCAGTAATTTATTTGTCTGGAGGTTAAGcaatgttaaaaaacaaaacaaaaaaacactcactCCTTGGTTCCTTTTATACTTACAGATTGGTATTGTGGGAAGAACTGGTGCTGGAAAGTCGTCTTTGGCTCTTGGAATTTTCCGGATCTTGGAAGCAGCAAAAGGAGAGATCTACATTGATGGAATCAATATCGCAGAAATCGGGCTTCACGATCTAAGATCCCGGATCACCATCATTCCACAGGTAGGTAGAACTGAGTCCTACCATTACTCTTGGTCACTTCTTCCCCctcaaaatatttcatttttctcCTTTTAGTGACTCACCATCAAACTCTGCTCTTAAGTCCACTCAGCGGAACACAAATGACTCAATAGTTGCTTCTTATTTTCTTATTGTGGCAGTATTTCAATTAATTATGGATCTATCCATTCCTCACTAACGTATTTAGCAATTTTAATATTCTCACAGGATCCAGTGCTGTTCTCTGGATCTCTCCGAATGAACCTTGATCCATTTGATGACTACTCTGATGAGGAGGTGTGGAATGCCCTGGAACTGGCTCACCTCAAAAACTTTGTGTCTAAACTTCCAGATAAACTCAATCATGAGTGCTCAGAGGGAGGAGAAAACCTCAGGTATGAGCATCCAAGCTTTCGAGTTGCAACCATCGCATTTTAATCATCAAATACCTGAGTCACTAGATTAATCAAGCAGAATGGTCAAAGGACCAACTTGTCAATtacaaaaaatatgtaattttggttTTAGATATTTAGATATATGTATCTCTAGAATGGTGACTTAGTGTGGTGTTCTCCTTTAATCCTACAGTCTCGGTCAGAGACAGTTGGTATGCCTAGCAAGAGCTCTTCTCCGAAAGACAAAACTTTTGGTGCTGGATGAGGCAACAGCTGCGTTGGACCTGGAGACAGACACCCTGATCCAGTCTACCATCCGCAGCCAGTTCGAGGATTGTGCTGTTCTTACCATAGCACACCGCCTCAATACCATTATGGACTACACGAAGTATGTCATgattaaaaaccataaaacagtggttcccaaaccaGATAGCACATGTAAATCTCGGAGATATcggttttagattttttttttttaatctggaaTGCATCACAATTTAATTAACATCtggtaaacatcttaaaaagatcagatttacaaaaatgttcaatcataaacatctcaaagacatgcTGAATGTCTTATAGACATCagagaggaaacatcttatagacgtattgcagatgagcaaacaacctaaaaataataaattttcgTCTTCCAGATGTAATCACACACATGAAATAggcgtctgggtgatgtacgtgtgctataaCGGAAAGTTTTTTTTAGACTATTGTCAGTGACCCCATCACCCTGTCTCACCTAAATATGCAGGCATACTTACATTTTTGTTACTGTAGTAACTAAAATCAATTTGCACATACAAATACTTTTAATACTGTAAATAAGAACACTTGTAAAACAAATAGTGATTGAAGTTGCTTACCTTCTCTTATTAGATAACCTTCGTCTCATGTGGCACACAATTTGGTAAAACCGAGTCCCGCCTTTAGTTTAACCTGCGTCCAAATTCCTGTACTTTTAGAGTATGTACCGTTTAATAAAGAACTTGCTTCTTAACCATTAATAcagtacattctttaggtatgcatgtatGTAGCATACATTTCTAGACATATTTCATATGGGAACGTGGACAGTGTCCTGTGACCTGAATGTATGACATAATCACAACAACATtggcaaaaataatttacttgtGTTGTTAAACAAGTTAAATTGATGCACGACTATCAACTATATTTGTACCCATGCCACTTAGGTTACACTTGAAAAGTCCGTCCTTTTTTCATTCAGCGTTTTAAATCTGACTGTTAGTCAACTTCTTAGGCTTTAAAGGATAGTAAATGTATAAATAGGCACAGCTATTTGATGATATAAGTGTTTTAATCGCAAGATTAATGGATCGAAAAATTGAAGCTTCACaccgaatgcgtttttgcgtccgttCGCGCTGTTTTTCCAccattttcctatgtaaacacgcactatccacctttttcctgggggtcttactggggaaacgaatgtgggtgggacttccacCAGAATTTGTTctacagcattccctagctctggctgcagtaattttaagaccctgtttacagctggtaataagacgcatttcggatgatccgatcgcaAAGGTCACggtaaatatagttgtaaacagggtgcaaaatgttttgtgattggatcacaaaaaacacatagaaaggtagtcaaaaacacatcgcatttgaggtttaaatcGGCATCCGGATGCGTCCcggacagcagcgaagcaccaccactcaccagtcaatcaccctccaaacaaaagtttaaactaacgtgtggatttaaaaggaaataactgtccgattggaaaacttgaaaaagcgattacatacccaattatgagaacttcacggctcttcctcagtgtgtctgtctgatttggaCATGCAGGgcgacaagatgacaagcacacacatctgaagctgagcTAACACAGGTTAtccactaaaacaaccaataattttgctcgaaattttgcgtttgtgcttagattaaatctcaactgcatctgggagaaacagtaaGCCGGTTTTGttcgtgctttctttgtctttgtaACTTGTTTGCAAtttattatcgttcagtaacacactgatatagagattgatgtacactggcagccaaaagtttggaataatgtacagattttggtacttttattaaccaaagtggcattcaactgatcacaatgtatagtcaggacattaatagcatgaaaaattactattacaatttgaaaaaaataaattctgaacttcttaaactacttcaaagagttctcatcaaaaaattctccacgtgcagcaatgacagctttgcagatccttggcattctagctgtcagtttgtccagatactcaggtgacatttcaccccacacttcctgtagcacttgccatagatgtggctgtcttgtcgggcacttctcacgcaccttacagtctagctgatcccccaaaagctcaatggggttaagatccataacactcttttccaattatctgttgtccaatgtctgtgtttctttgcccaccctAACCTTTTCGGctctttctttgcaattcttcccataaagcctgcacccctgagtcttctctttactgttgtacatgaaactggtgttgagcgggtagaattcaatgaagctgtcagctgaggacatgtgagacatctaaactagagactctggtgtacttatcctcttgtttagttgtacatctggccttccacatctctttctgtccttgttagagccagttgtccttttgtctttaaagactgtagtgtacatctttgtatgaaatcttccgttttttttttttgcaatttcaagcattgtatagccttcattcctcaaaacaatgattgactgacgagtttctagagaaagctgtttcttttttgccatttttgacctaatattgaccttaagacatgatagtctattgcatactgtggcaactaaaaaacaaacacaaagacaatgttaagcttcatttaatgaaccaaatagctttcaactgtgtttgatataatggcaagtaattttctagtaccaaaatagcaatttagcatgattactcaaggataaggtgttggagtgatggctgccgGAAATGGGGCCtgcctagatttgatcaaaaattacttttttcaaatagtgattgtgctgttttttacatcagtaatgtcctgactatactttgtgatcagtttaatgccactttgttgaattaaagtaccaatttcctttcgaaacagcaaaatctgtacattattccaaacttttggccaccagtgtttcCATACGAAATCATacacgctctcctcaaaatcccaacaccacaacAAAAGAATGAAAGGCCGTACACCGCAACAACAACTGTGTTAacttgacaacggaagtaacCCCCAAATATCTTGCTAAGCATCATGGgatgtaggaaaaaggtggataaacgGATTTCTTTGAAGCTGTTGCATCATgtcttactattttttttttttttttttttaagagtctcGCACAGAAGTGCAGTATCTTTTAGCCGCGGagtcaagtttaaaagaacttgaCAGTTAAAACTGCGTCTGGAGAAACATGCGTTCTTCTCTATTTGTAGTGCTGCGTCTTTTTGCGCAAGGTCGCGTTCGGTGTCAGAGTGAGCGACCAGAGCGTTTAAAGTTATTTGTCAATAAAATAGTAAGTTGTGTGacatagaatcagaatcagaatgagctttattgccaagtatgcttacacatacaaggaatttgtcttggtgacaggagcttccagtgtacaacaatacaaaaacagcagcaagacatagataataaaaaataattatacacatacgtacagacacacacatacatgggtagtgcaaatctaatacaatctgaaatgtacagtagtaGTAATgttaaaaagatacatttataacGAGATACATTTCCCGTCATTAAACAAAGTTGCACCACAGTTTGAGAACCGCTGCTTAGAAGAACGACAGGAATGCATATTGCATgttaccaaagtctttctagcaagtcagtccactggcggccatctttggaacggtCTCGGGCAGCTACTTTTCAATGTAAAATATCTACAAgagcagctcttatctacttgaatggggaaagaccgaaatttcaaaacggttggtcaggattacgattaaagaacatatttaaaataagcagtaaatctgacaacactgaaaTCATAAACTGTGTTTATTTgcctcagatttaaaaaaaaaaaaaacaaaattttcctgccttgtctagctaatgcgcatgcgcgttctaagTTAATTGACAGGCTATGTCTGAAAGGTGGGACTTCTTTTCTACTTCCGTTGACcgctgggcgttccaatttctcccatttgttttaatagaagtggctttTATCTGATAAATAGTCTCTGATATTACTCACACAGGTTTGGATAAACGATGTGAACTtgcaatctttttcttttttactcagGGTTATTGTTATGGATAAGGGACATATCGTGGAGATGGATTCTCCCACTAACTTGATTGCGAAGAGAGGCCAGTTTTACTACATGTGCAGAGAAGCTGGGATCTTGTGACCTTTTGTACAGACGCTGACATCAGACACCAACTGTCTTCTTGCGCCCCCTTGTGGTGAAAGCAAAGAACCTGCAGCCGCTCTGTAATCCATGCAGAACGCAGAGAGGAACCAGAATTACACAGTGGTTTCATAAGGGAAAAAGACCGGAGACTTGAATTCCAATTTTCTACAAATAAAAGTGGTTAGATTGATAAATCTTTACTAAAGCTAAGATGTAACCGTCTACTCAGGTTTACCGCCTTGTCCATGGGCATAGTAACTCAATGCAGCTCTACAGAATACAAGGAAAGATATTTCCATTCCTGCTCAGATTTAAGACTCTTCAGTCAGAAATTAAAGATGGTTGCTTGTAACTTGTAACTATTACGATTGAAATGAAAGAAAAGTGTATTTTCCACCTATGCAGAGCACCCATGGTGAAAGAACATAAAAGAATGTGAATATAGCTTACATGCAACATTTGTTGTAGGTAACTTTAGAACAAATCAATTAAGACAATGATATAAGCTCTAATAGTTCCATATTGTTCTCGTGAAGAATCATAAAAGAGGACACATATGTTTACATATACTTGACCTGAAATTCCCTGAAAAATACCAGACTTCCACAGACACCAATTAAAGCTTTTACGAGAGCTTTAAGGGAGAAAAACGAAATAAAAGTATGGTCGCACAAGCAGGTCGTAGTGTTTGGCTGAAACGAACAATGTAATCATATAAAATGGGCAATAACGGCTAGATGAATGAACATGCAATATGTACACAATAAAAATGGAATAATGTAACTACTTACATCATTAACTGctgtatgataaaaaaaaaagttgcagtttTAATATCTCACAAAATTGTTTACCGCATTTCTGAAGTAAAGGGGATTTTATTAAGCAGTTGCACTTCGGTTTGAGAAATCCCAATGTTATGCAATTTCTTGTTCTTTGTAACTGTTACtgtagatttttagaaatatacaTTAATCTTAAAACTGGACATAAGACACTGCATCTCGTCTTATACATGACATGTACTTTCAAGTGCCTTTGTGACGCtccaattttatttatacattttatatttaatcttTGAGACTTTAtctcatgttttgtttgtttatacatGTAAATAAAGAATTTTTGACATCTTGCTAAAGGATGCATCATTGAGCTTCTATAAGCTTTTCTACAGTAAACAGGCTTTTTGGACATGACGCTTTAGCAAGGAATGAGTACCAAACTATATTTATTGTTTACAGTAGTAAAGGAcaacaattgatttttttttttttttttttttttttacaaatcagtACAGAAAGATGCCAACATCTGGAAATCTTTGAGTCAACCCTTAAAACCCGCTCTCCATTTCAGCCATATTTATTACACTGGTAGGGCTGGCACTGTTAAAAGAGATTAGACGCGAGTGATAATGAATATATCTCTGCAACAAAGCCTGAATTGATTTCCTTTTGTGTAGCTTCAAGATCTGGTTGTAGAtttgggattaaaaaaaaaaaaaaagaaaaaaaagaaaaaaagggtgGTGGTTGGGAGTGGGGGTTTGGGTATTGGTCTTTTTAGGACATTCCAACCTCCTCAACCAAGATCTAAGAAGAAATGGGAACGTTAAATGGATATATTTCTACAGACATTTAAAAGTATAAACTTAGAAGCAGCTGGTTTAATCCTGCCCATATCAGACTACCATATTTAGGATTTGGTCCAGAAGGTTTCTCAGCAAATTATGTCTTGTAGCAAGTCTCTTCACTTTTAATTTACCATCACAACAGTCCATAGTCCCGCTCTTGTGGTGAGCTCATATTAGAAGCAGCcccattaaaaaaagcaaacaaaaaaggcagatgaatacaacactggttGAACATATTTCTACAACACACAGGCAAATCGAATCTGAGCTGAAACAGACCTACTTAAAGCTCTTTAGAATTAggggtgaaaaaaacaaaaacaaactaagcTTCCCCACATTTTATTGGGCGAATAAACTATGGGAGTCAATTGCTCCATTTAGGGCTTGTACTGCAAATATGCTTAACAACCCAGCTGGCTAACAGGACAATTTGAACATCTACGCCCTCTGGCAGCCATGTTGAGTTTGTTTGCACACCACAGTAGCTGTCTAACCAATGTGTATAAATAATGATTACCGGAAACACATTTTGATGCCCACTCTAGGAAAGCTAGAGACAAcaaaggagagacagagagagagagagaggaaataatgtgaatgaaaacaattaatttaaattgaaaacatCATGTGGGATAAAATAGATAAGTGTGGGGTCCATGTGTTTTGGGGTTTTAGCAGGAGCCGCCAGTTTGTTGCTGAAATACATCAATTGTGTCCTCGTCCTCCATCTCCAACTATCAAATACAATGAGAAAACTATTTCAATAACAATTAGGTACAGTCTACACGTTTAATTTCAATTTAATTCCAGTGCTAGATTGTCAATTTATAGATGGCAACATTTATCATCCAATCTTCAATTTACACATAAAATGCATTCTCACCTGGGATTAGTAAAGCTTTATAAAGtctgaaatcaaaagaaaatgatcAGGGATTTTATAGTGACTTACCTGCGCAGGTGTGTCCGTCTCATTTATTGGCTGCCCATCAAACCTAAATCTAATCTGTCTTATTGACAAAccctaaaaaagaaaagaaaaaagaacaaaaaagaacaaaaaaaaaaaaaaaaaaaagtactacttGCGTTAAGGCTGAAGAGGATGGATAATCTTCTGAATTCACAGAGATGGATcaagatatacaccgatcagccacaatgttaaaaccacctgcctaatattgtgtaggtccccctcatgccgccaaaacagcaccaacccacatctcagaatagcaatctgagattatattcttctcaccacaattgtacagagcggttatctgagttaccatagactttgtcaattcgaaccagtctggccattctctgttgacttctctcaccaacaaggcatttccgtccactggaagttttttgtttttggtaccattctgagaaaattctagagactgttgtgtgtgaaaatcccaggagatcagcacttaaagaaatactcaaaccagcccatctgacacgtatctgcatgatattatgcacCGCTgcaacacaattggctgattagaaaatcgcatggatgattgttggtgccagatgggctgctttgagtatttctgtaactgctgatctcctgggattttcatgcacaacattctcaagaatttactccgaatagtgccaaaaaaaaaaaaaaaagaaaaaacacccagtgagggtcagttctgtggacggaaatgccttgttgatgagagaggtcaacagagaatgccagactggtttgaacagacaaagtctacggtaactcagataaccactctatacaagtgtggtgagaagaatataatctcagaatgctattctgaaatgcaggttgttttaatgttgtggctgaaaggtgtgtgtgtatgtatatatatatatatctcaaacaACTTAAGAGGTAAAAATCCAGAGTCaggaattataatattttttcattaaggggcaatatttgccccttggttttcattttcaggttttttacctttatgagggcatattttctttaataatgtaaaacaaatcatgTCTCATCTGTTTATGTTAAATACATCCATTTATTACTACAGATTCTCAAGATTAAGAACTAATACATCAACATCTATTCATATTTTATGCCTaaatatgtataactaggactataaaTATTGCAAATAACAAACAGAAGAATTTGTtatgagggctttttttttttgcccccacattttgaattttaaggGAATATTTGCCCCAAGCCCCTCTAAATATCTGACCCTGCTTTATACTCAAGACATATCACTTATAACAATACACTTAATCAAAATGTTTCTGCTTGTAGTGAGCTTGAagtttttgtatattattttgtgATATGACTGAATGTAATGGGTCTGATCTAGATGGACGCCTACACAGCAGTCCTAAGTAGTGTTCTTACCACATACATGGGAGACTAATAATCTAGTACAGACACCTGAAAGAGCCTTACCTGTCTCTCACAGTACGCTTTCATTAATTTACTGAGCGGCGTATGCCTTTTAATTTTGAACTGGACCACTGAGCCATCCTGGCCAGCCACTTTCAGATTAATGTGGTCGTTCTCAGTTTTTACTCCCTCCTGAAATCATAAATTCATTGTATGTATGAGAATGCTGGAAAGATCAAAATGTTTAACAATTTATTTCATGCATATtaaattttactttcattttagaTAAAGCAACTTCCTGTAGAATGGGGTGGgaggcattttgtgtgtgtgtggaaattcTGAATAGCAATTACTAAGAATTACAAATACTGAAAAACAAGGCCTAGTGAATGCTaaaactttcttttaaaaaaggaaCTTTCTATTTTCAGCCCATCCTGGACACAAGGTCATCCATATGTGCAGTGAATATAACGAGATGTgtactccacacacacacacacacacacacaaaaggaagGTTCGCCTGTCCACTTGTACTGAAAATTAGCCGCCTTATCAAACATTGTTGCAGCTTGTGCGCCATTTTTAAGCATCTGGCGCTGGGAGATGCAACTCGGAGCTCAATATCCAGaactcaaatgaatgaaatgaaatttTTGGGTGACCGCGTTCatgtaagaaaaaaaacatttaatctgtCGTATTTATCTCCCAAATGGAGGATGATCATTGTGTACTACGGAGCTCTTTCATATTCCGTTCCGCTGTTTTTGCGGCACTTCCTTACGCCGTTGGCGTAACGTGGCCGGTCAGCGCCACTCCGCTCTCACAAAGAAAAAGCCGCAAACGCTGAATTACACCGGGAGAGAAAAAATGCGCGGTACTTACAACACAATGGCGCACTTTAAATGAACATCTACTCGATGCGCCTAATAAAACATTCGCTGATGAAAGCATAAACCTCAGAAATGAAAACGGATGGCGTTTAAAGGAAAAGGAGACAATGATTGCGTTCCGACCGCCTTTTCTCCCGCATAAATGCGCAATCTATCAAAACAAGGTTGCACAAAAATGAAACTGGAACTCAGCTGCACGCAGCTCGTTTTACGCCACGCTTTAAAGGTACAGTAAAATTACAAATCGGATGCTTACCTTGGGTTTGTCTTCGGACATTTTTGCAGGTGTCTATTGGTCTGTATTATGGCGATATAGTTAACACAACATGCGCTCTTCACACTGTAGTAGAGCAACACAGCTGTCGACTGAGACGCGCTTTCCTTTACCTACTTATTTAATGATTGGATGTTCCGGGTCACGTGATAGTCCTCTCATTCACGAGAGCGCGCAAAACTCACTGCGATTTTTTTTCCTGCCCTGTTTACACACCGCCCAGGTAATGGCAGAGTCGTTGAACCACTCGATTTTCTTTAAAATGGTTATTGTTTTACCACTATGGGATTAGGCCATACATTTTCTCATTTGAACACAGTGGTGGTCAGTATATTATGTTTACACGTGTTATGCTTTCATCATGGATCGAACATTGTCAGGCTTCCCACCCCAATTATTACTGCCACCTGTTAAAAATAGACATGCAATTATTCGGGTAAAAATAGTTTGAAAGTAGATGGTCGAGACCCCATATCCTATGTTTAGCGACCAATGCAATTTGGCTAAAATCATTTTGCTAAAGTTATATGACTAAAAATAGCAGCCTAGAAATCTTTACCATGGGAAGACTGAtttttgctttaaaggaatattccaggctcaatacaagttaagcttaatcgacagcatttgtggtataatgttgattaccacaaaaataatttcgactcgtctcttTTTCTTGAAAAAGTAAAatttcgaggttacagtgaggcacttacaatggaagtgaatggggccaatttggaagggtttgaaggcagaaatttgaagataataattttataaaagcacttacattaatttttctgttaaatctcatgtattatttgagctggaaagtagttaaaatcatcatttttacagtcattttagggtttgttgacattacattgtcgtggcaacgaagttgtaaaattggatataactttacacagaaaaggtcagtaagcgagtttatcacactaaaatcatgttgacatgcatattatttacgtcttgtggctatacttttgaaactgagttttttaatgtttacggactgtccccattcacttccattgtaaatgtcacactgtaacacagatttttgctttttttaaagaaaaggagggatgagtagaaattattttttgtagtaatcaacattatgccacaaatgctgtcgattgagctttacttgtattgaacctggaatattcctttaatagttacAAA
It includes:
- the sumo3a gene encoding small ubiquitin-related modifier 3-like, with product MSEDKPKEGVKTENDHINLKVAGQDGSVVQFKIKRHTPLSKLMKAYCERQGLSIRQIRFRFDGQPINETDTPAQLEMEDEDTIDVFQQQTGGSC